CGGCCGCGGCCGCACGCGTCTCGAGTACAAGATTTCGGCGCGCGGTCTGATCGGCTTCCAGAGCGAATTTCTGACTCTCACGCGCGGCACGGGCCTGATGAGCCATACGTTCGATTCGTATGCGCCCGTCAAGGAAGGCTCGGTCGGCGAACGCCGCAACGGCGTGCTGATCTCGCAGGACGACGGCGCCGCTGTCGCCTACGCGCTGTGGAAGCTGCAGGATCGCGGCCGCATGTTCGTGTCGCCGGGCGACGCGCTCTATGAAGGCATGATCATCGGCATTCACAGCCGTGACAACGACCTCGTCGTTAATCCGATCAAGGGCAAGCAGCTGACCAACGTGCGCGCCTCGGGCACCGACGAAGCCGTGCGCCTCGTGCCGCCGATCCAGCTCTCGCTGGAGTACGCGGTCGAATTTATCGACGACGACGAGCTCGTCGAGGTGACGCCGCAGTCGATCCGTCTGCGCAAGCGTCACTTGAAGGAGCATGAGCGTCGTCGCGCGAGCCGCGAATCGGCGGAGTAAGTCGTCTCCGACGTTGCAGTTAAAAAGCCGCCTTCGGGCGGCTTTTTGTTTTCGACGCTCATCCCCGCGCATTAAAGAAATAGCTGTCGATGCCGACAATGACGCATGGCGCGCGCTCTTGCATCGACCGGAAACGCCCGCACATGCCCGTTGCAGAAGGGCGAATGGCTTCGCAACGGTGCGACGTCCGGTCATATGACGAATGCTTCTGTGCTATGCTATTCGGATTAGCTGTCGCTTTTTAGGTCCTTCCAAGCAGACTTGATTCGCGCAATCCGCTAAACGGTCAGGCCGTGTCGCGGAAGGTTTTGTAACCCGCACTTCCTCGAGAAACTCGAAGAAAGGTGAGCGTAAAAATGATGAAGCAATTCCAGTCGAACTCCTATTTGTTCGGCGGTAATGCTCCGTACGTCGAAGAGTTGTACGAGGCATATCTCGATAATCCCGCGTCAGTGCCCGAGACCTGGCGAGCCTATTTCGACGCGTTGCAGAACGTGCCTGCGTCGGACGGCACGAATCACAACGACGTGGCTCACGGCCCGATCGTCGAATCGTTTGCCCAGCGCGCGAAGTCCAACGGCTTCATCCCCCGCGAAGGCGCAACCGAAGACCTCGCCACCGCGCGAAAACAAGTCTACGTTCAGTCCCTCATCGGCGCGTATCGCTTCCTCGGCTCGCAATGGGCCAATCTCGATCCGCTCAAGCGCCGCGAGCGTCCGCATATTCCCGAACTCGAGCCTGCGTTCTACGACTTCACCGAAGCCGACATGGACCAGACGTTCAGCGCCACGAACCTGTATTTCGGTTTCGAGCGCGCGACGCTGCGCGAGATCGTCAAGGCATTGCGTGACACGTACTGCGGCACGATCGGCGCCGAGTACATGTATATCAGCGATCCCGAGCAGAAGCGCTGGTGGAAGGAGCGTCTCGAGTCGATCCGTTCGACGCCTGACTTCTCGAACGACAAGAAGAAGCACATCCTGAACCGCCTGACGGCCGCCGAAGGCCTCGAGCGTTTCCTGCACACCAAGTACGTCGGCCAGAAGCGTTTCTCGCTGGAAGGGGGCGAGAGCTTCATCGCGTCGATGGACGAAGTCGTGCGTCACGCGGGCAAGAACGGCGTGCAGGAAATCGTCATCGGCATGGCGCACCGCGGCCGTCTCAACGTGTTGGTCAATACGCTCGGCAAGATGCCGGCTGACCTCTTCGCCGAATTCGAAGGCAAGCACGTGGACGACCTGCCGGCCGGCGACGTGAAGTACCACAAGGGTTTCTCGTCGGATGTGTCGACCGAAGGCGGCCCGGTTCACCTGTCGCTCGCGTTCAACCCGTCGCACCTCGAAATTGTCAACCCGGTGGTCGAGGGTTCGGCGAAGGCGCGTATGGATCGCCGTGGCGATGAAGAAGGCCTGCAAGTCCTGCCGGTGCAGATTCACGGCGACGCGGCCTTCGCGGGCCAGGGCGTCGTGATGGAAACGCTGAACCTCGCGCAGACGCGCGGCTACGGCACGCACGGCACGCTGCATATCGTCATCAACAACCAAATCGGTTTCACGACGTCGGACCCGCGCGATTCGCGCTCGACGCTGTACTGCTCGGACGTCGTCAAGATGATCGAGGCGCCGGTGCTCCACGTGAACGGCGACGATCCCGAAGCGGTCGTGCTCGCCACGCAGCTCGCGATCGACTTCCGCATGAAGTTCCACAAGGACGTGGTGGTGGACATCGTCTGCTTCCGCAAGCTCGGCCACAACGAGCAGGACACGCCGGCGGTCACGCAGCCGCTGATGTACAAGACCATCGCGAAGCACCCGGGCACGCGCGCGCTGTATGCCGAGAAGCTCGTGCAGCAAGGCGTGATCACGGCCGAAGACGCCGACAACTTCGTGAAGGCGTACCGTCAGGCGATGGACGAAGGCCATCACACCATTGATCCGGTGCTCTCGAACTACAAGAGCAAATACGCGGTCGACTGGGTGCCGTTCCTGAACCGCAAATGGACGGACGCCGCCGACACCGCCGTGCCGCTCGCCGAACTGAAGCGTCTCGCTGAGCGCATCACGACGATTCCGGAGAACTTCAAGCTGCATCCGCTCGTCGAGCGCGTGATCAACGATCGCCGCGCGATGGGCCGTGGCGAATCGAAGCTCGACTGGGGTATGGGCGAGCATCTCGCGTTCGCGTCGCTGGTGGCATCCGGCTACGCGGTGCGTCTGACGGGCCAGGACTCGGGCCGTGGCACGTTCACGCACCGCCACGCCGTGCTGCACGATCAGAACCGCGAACGCTGGAACGACGGCACGTACATTCCGCTGCAGAACATCGCGGACAACCAGGCGAAGTTCACGGTCATCGACTCCGTGCTGTCGGAAGAAGCGGTGCTCGGCTTCGAGTACGGCTATTCGACCGCGGAACCGAACACGTTCGTCGCGTGGGAAGCGCAGTTCGGCGACTTCGTGAACGGCGCGCAAGTGGTGATCGACCAGTTCATCTCGTCGGGCGAAGTGAAGTGGGGCCGCGTCTCCGGTCTCACGATGATGCTGCCGCACGGCTACGAAGGCCAGGGTCCGGAGCACTCGTCGGCGCGTATCGAGCGTTTCCTGCAACTGTGCGCGGACCACAACATGCAAGTGGTTCAGCCGACGACGCCTGCGCAGATCTTCCATCTGCTGCGCCGTCAGATGATCCGCTTGTTCCGCAAGCCGCTCATCATCGCCACGCCGAAGTCGCTGCTGCGTCACAAGGAAGCGGTGTCGGACCTGTCGGAACTGGCGAAGGGCTCGTTCCAGCCGGTCATCGGCGAAGTGGACGAAAGCATCGACGCGAAGAAGGTCAAGCGCGTGGTCTGCTGCTCGGGCCGCGTGTACTACGACCTCGTCGCGCATCGCCGCGAAGCGAAGGCGAACGACATCGCCATCGTGCGTATCGAGCAGTTGTATCCGTTCGCGCACAAGCAGTTCGACGCGGAACTCAAGAAGTACGAAAACGCGACCGAAGTGGTCTGGGTGCAGGACGAGCCGCAGAACCAGGGTGCCTGGTTCTACATCGAGCACCATCTGCGTGAAGGCATGAAGGAAGGGATGAAGCTGGCCTACAGCGGCCGTCCCGCTTCAGCCTCGCCCGCGGTCGGCTATTACGCGAAGCACTACGAGCAGCAGAAGGCGCTCGTGGAAG
This Caballeronia sp. LZ062 DNA region includes the following protein-coding sequences:
- a CDS encoding 2-oxoglutarate dehydrogenase E1 component; translated protein: MMKQFQSNSYLFGGNAPYVEELYEAYLDNPASVPETWRAYFDALQNVPASDGTNHNDVAHGPIVESFAQRAKSNGFIPREGATEDLATARKQVYVQSLIGAYRFLGSQWANLDPLKRRERPHIPELEPAFYDFTEADMDQTFSATNLYFGFERATLREIVKALRDTYCGTIGAEYMYISDPEQKRWWKERLESIRSTPDFSNDKKKHILNRLTAAEGLERFLHTKYVGQKRFSLEGGESFIASMDEVVRHAGKNGVQEIVIGMAHRGRLNVLVNTLGKMPADLFAEFEGKHVDDLPAGDVKYHKGFSSDVSTEGGPVHLSLAFNPSHLEIVNPVVEGSAKARMDRRGDEEGLQVLPVQIHGDAAFAGQGVVMETLNLAQTRGYGTHGTLHIVINNQIGFTTSDPRDSRSTLYCSDVVKMIEAPVLHVNGDDPEAVVLATQLAIDFRMKFHKDVVVDIVCFRKLGHNEQDTPAVTQPLMYKTIAKHPGTRALYAEKLVQQGVITAEDADNFVKAYRQAMDEGHHTIDPVLSNYKSKYAVDWVPFLNRKWTDAADTAVPLAELKRLAERITTIPENFKLHPLVERVINDRRAMGRGESKLDWGMGEHLAFASLVASGYAVRLTGQDSGRGTFTHRHAVLHDQNRERWNDGTYIPLQNIADNQAKFTVIDSVLSEEAVLGFEYGYSTAEPNTFVAWEAQFGDFVNGAQVVIDQFISSGEVKWGRVSGLTMMLPHGYEGQGPEHSSARIERFLQLCADHNMQVVQPTTPAQIFHLLRRQMIRLFRKPLIIATPKSLLRHKEAVSDLSELAKGSFQPVIGEVDESIDAKKVKRVVCCSGRVYYDLVAHRREAKANDIAIVRIEQLYPFAHKQFDAELKKYENATEVVWVQDEPQNQGAWFYIEHHLREGMKEGMKLAYSGRPASASPAVGYYAKHYEQQKALVEGAFGRLKGAQTIAK